Part of the Companilactobacillus zhachilii genome is shown below.
TTTACAATTTGTCAATATTTTTTCGATTATTCCGTTAGTAAGTGGCGTTTTCTCGCTAGGATATTTAATCGCTAGTGGTAGTTATAGTTTGGCCAGTGTAGGTATAACGATTTTATTATTTACTCTAGGTTTACTAATGCTATCAATGGGAATTCTAGGTAGCTACTTAGGACGTGTCTTAGACCAAGTTAATAATCGACCCCGGTTTATTGTTAGTAAGACAGAAGGATTTGAAGAACGAAACAAGGGAATTCATCACTTTACTGACCATCTAAATCAACGCGTAGAGTAAAATGATAAATTTCTCAAAAAATTAGAAAAAATCTTTTTTACTTTAAAAGTTTTCATACTTTTTAATTATCTATTAATGTGTTACAGTTATGGTAAATTTGATGGATGCTAAAGTTGTTTGATGGACAACCAATGCTTATCAAATTGAACATGAACTATCCCATTCATAAAAAAGAAGCTGACGAACACCCAGTCGTCAGCTTCTTTTTCTTTTGTCTTATTGTATTTAAGCAACGTATTTAATAAACGTCACCATTGTAAATTGAGTTTTTAACAATTACGTAATCTACTTTACGTAAGGAATTCAAGTCCTTACCACCTGCATAAGAGATGGAGGATTGTAAGTCTTGTTTCATTTCGGTCAACGTATCCATGATTTCACCCTTATAAGGAACGAGCATACGCTTGCCTTCAACATTTTTGTATTCACCTTTTTGATATTGAGAAGCAGAACCAAAATAAGCTTTATATTTTTGACCATCTTTTTCAATGATTTTACCAGGTGATTCTTTATGGCCAGCAAGTAGGGAACCAATCATTACCATATCTGCTCCAAAACGGATTGATTTGGCAATGTCACCATCATTTCTAACGCCACCGTCAGCAATAATTGGTTTGCTAGCGGCTTTAGCACAGAGCCTTACAGCAGCTAATTGCCAACCACCGGTACCAAAACCGGTTTTTAATTTAGTGATACATACTTTACCAGGTCCAATTCCTACTTTAGTTGCATCAGCACCGGCATTTTCTAGTTCACGAACGCCTTCAGGTGTACCAACGTTACCAGCAGTTAGGAAAGAATCGGGTAAATTCTTTTTAATATATTTAATCATTTCGATGACACGATCACTGTGACCATGAGCAACGTCGATTGTAATGTAGTCAGGTTTTAAATGTTCAGCGACTAAGGTATCAATAAATTCAAATTCGTCTTTTTTGATACCAACACTGATTGAAGTAAATAAATCTTTTTGATTCATTGTTTTGATGAAGTTAACACGTGTCTCTGGTTCAAAACGATGCATGACGTAAAAATAATCATTGGCAGCCAATTTTTCAGCCAGATTTTCATCAATGATTGTTTGCATATTCGCAGGGACGACAGGAATCTTAAATGTTTTTGGTCCAAATTTGATGCTTGTATCGCATTCTGAACGACTATTGACGATACATTTATTCGGTATTAGTTGGATATCTTCATAATCAAAAACTTGCATTTATTATTCACTCCATTAATTACGAACAATTATTATTTTTATATTCTGTTTCGTTCGTATCTATAATTTAACGGGAAAACTCTCAGAAGTCAAATTTAATGTGCAATTAATTGTGATAATTATGATAAAATTTTCATATACAAAAATTTAGGATTTAATATTAGGATTGTTTGAAAATGACAATGAAAATATTTGACACCTAGATTTGTAATTGGTATTATCATCATATTATTAATAGAACGGTATATTAATAACGTTTATTAGTGACCTCTAAAAAATCGGTATATCCAATAGGAGTGGTTAAAAGTGCAACATTATACTGCAGAAGATATTACAAAAATGGTTAACGATGAAAACGTTGAATTTATTTGTTTGATGTTTACAGATATCAACGGAATCATCAAGAATGTCGAAGTTCCTGTTTCTCAACTAGATAAAGTTCTAGCAAACAAGATTACTTTTGATGGTTCATCAATCGATGGCTTCACACGTATTGAAGAGAGTGACATGCTATTACATCCTGATTTATCAACTTGGTTGATTTTCCCATGGGGTGAAGAACACGGTAAAGTTGCTCGTTTGATCTGTGATATTTATAAGACAGACGGTACACCATTTGAAGGTGACCCTCGTGTAAACCTAAAACGAATTATCAAAAAGATGCATGGTATGGGATACACTAACTTTAATATTGGACCTGAGCCAGAGTTTTTCTTATTTAATACAGATGAACATGGCAATCCAACACTTCATCTAAATGATGATGGAAGCTATTTCGACTTTTCACCTGTTGATTTGGGTGTTAACGTTCGTAAAGATATCGTTTTAGGCCTAGAAAAGATGGGCTTTGAAGTTGAAGCTAGTCACCATGAAGTTGCACCAGGACAACAAGAAATTGATTTTAAGTATCAAGACGCATTGTCAGCTGCAGACAGTATTGAAACCTTCAAACTTGTTGTTAAGACGATTGCTAAGGAACATGGTTTATATGCAACATTTATGCCAAAACCTGTTCAAGGAATCAATGGTTCAGGGATGCACATCAATATGTCATTGTTTAACGGTGATGATAATATCTTCGATGATGAAAATGATATGTTATCTGAAACAGCTAAGAAGTTCTTGAGCGGTATTTTGAAGCATGCTCGTGCTTTGACAGCTGTAAATAATCCAACTGTTAACTCATATAAACGTCTAGTACCAGGCTATGAAGCTCCTACGTACATTGCTTGGTCAAGTAAGAACCGTTCACCATTAGTACGTGTACCCGCTGCTAAAGGTAAGTCAAAACGTATTGAAATGAGAAGTGTTGATCCAACAACTAATCCATATTTGGCCATTGCATGTATTCTTGATGCTGGTCTTGATGGTATTGACAGTAACTATGATTTGATGCCAGAAGTTAAAGATAATATTTACGAAATGTCAGAAGATAAGCGTCGTGAAGAAGGTATCGTCGATCTTCCTTCAACATTGCATAATTCTTTGAAAGCTTTACGTAAAGATGAATATGTTCAACAATCACTTGGTAAGGGACTTACAAATAGTTTCTTCGCTGCCAAGAATGCTGAATGGGCAAGATATCAACAAACAGTTTCCCAATGGGAACGTGATACATATATGTCACAATATTA
Proteins encoded:
- the glnA gene encoding type I glutamate--ammonia ligase, translating into MVNDENVEFICLMFTDINGIIKNVEVPVSQLDKVLANKITFDGSSIDGFTRIEESDMLLHPDLSTWLIFPWGEEHGKVARLICDIYKTDGTPFEGDPRVNLKRIIKKMHGMGYTNFNIGPEPEFFLFNTDEHGNPTLHLNDDGSYFDFSPVDLGVNVRKDIVLGLEKMGFEVEASHHEVAPGQQEIDFKYQDALSAADSIETFKLVVKTIAKEHGLYATFMPKPVQGINGSGMHINMSLFNGDDNIFDDENDMLSETAKKFLSGILKHARALTAVNNPTVNSYKRLVPGYEAPTYIAWSSKNRSPLVRVPAAKGKSKRIEMRSVDPTTNPYLAIACILDAGLDGIDSNYDLMPEVKDNIYEMSEDKRREEGIVDLPSTLHNSLKALRKDEYVQQSLGKGLTNSFFAAKNAEWARYQQTVSQWERDTYMSQY
- the guaC gene encoding GMP reductase, with product MQVFDYEDIQLIPNKCIVNSRSECDTSIKFGPKTFKIPVVPANMQTIIDENLAEKLAANDYFYVMHRFEPETRVNFIKTMNQKDLFTSISVGIKKDEFEFIDTLVAEHLKPDYITIDVAHGHSDRVIEMIKYIKKNLPDSFLTAGNVGTPEGVRELENAGADATKVGIGPGKVCITKLKTGFGTGGWQLAAVRLCAKAASKPIIADGGVRNDGDIAKSIRFGADMVMIGSLLAGHKESPGKIIEKDGQKYKAYFGSASQYQKGEYKNVEGKRMLVPYKGEIMDTLTEMKQDLQSSISYAGGKDLNSLRKVDYVIVKNSIYNGDVY